Proteins encoded by one window of Sorex araneus isolate mSorAra2 chromosome 3, mSorAra2.pri, whole genome shotgun sequence:
- the LOC101545283 gene encoding interferon alpha-inducible protein 27-like protein 2B isoform X4, producing MAALFSAAGVLAKSVSSKALAAASLAKAGGMAVSGQVLTGLSSVGQAAASKVALESAIATLGPWVASLKASAAVVGSSAATVATSSLAGQAAASKVALESAIATLGPWVASLKASAAVVGSSAATVATSSLAGQAAASKVALESAIAMLGPWVASLKASAAVVGSSAATVATSSLAGQAAASTVALESAIATLGPWLASLKASAAVVGSSAATVATSSLAAKCAAGAAVGGALAVGSVPVAVSILGFSSQGIVASSVAAKMMSAAAIANGGGVAAGSLVAVLQSVGAVGLPTSCNLILGVIGSGLGAGVSFL from the exons ATGGCGGCCCTCTTCTCTGCGGCGGGCGTCTTGGCCAAGTCCGTCTCCTCCAAGGCCCTGGCAGCGGCCAGTCTGGCCAAGGCGGGGGGCatggcagtctcgggccaggtcCTGACTGGCCTGTCCTCCGTGG GACAAGCCGCGGCCTCCAAAGTTGCCCTGGAGTCAGCCATAGCCACGCTGGGTCCGTGGGTGGCGTCACTGAAGGCCTCGGCTGCTGTGGTGGGGTCCTCTGCCGCGACCGTGGCGACTTCGTCCCTTGCAG GACAAGCCGCGGCCTCCAAAGTTGCCCTGGAGTCAGCCATAGCCACGCTGGGTCCGTGGGTGGCGTCACTGAAGGCCTCGGCTGCTGTGGTGGGGTCCTCTGCCGCGACCGTGGCGACTTCGTCCCTTGCAG GACAAGCCGCGGCCTCCAAAGTTGCCCTGGAgtcagccatagccatgctgggTCCGTGGGTGGCGTCACTGAAGGCCTCGGCTGCTGTGGTGGGGTCCTCTGCCGCGACCGTGGCGACTTCGTCCCTTGCAG GACAAGCTGCGGCCTCCACAGTTGCCCTGGAGTCAGCCATAGCCACGCTGGGTCCCTGGCTGGCGTCACTGAAGGCCTCGGCTGCTGTGGTGGGGTCCTCTGCCGCGACCGTGGCGACTTCCTCCCTTGCAG CCAAGTGTGCTGCAGGTGCGGCGGTGGGAGGAG ccctcgcTGTGGGATCTGTGCCCGTGGCTGTGAGTATCCTGGGCTTCAGCAGCCAGGGAATCGTCGCCTCCTCGGTGGCGGCCAAGATGATGTCAGCAGCCGCCATCGCCAACGGGGGCGGGGTGGCCGCGGGCAGCCTGGTGGCCGTTCTGCAGTCGGTGG GGGCCGTTGGACTGCCCACGTCATGCAATCTCATCTTGGGAGTTATTGGGTCTGGTCTGGGGGCCGGAGTGTCATTTTTGTAA
- the LOC101545283 gene encoding interferon alpha-inducible protein 27-like protein 2B isoform X3 gives MAALFSAAGVLAKSVSSKALAAASLAKAGGMAVSGQVLTGLSSVGQAASSKVALESAIATLGPWVASLKASAAVVGSSAATVATSSLAGQAAASKVALESAIATLGPWVASLKASAAVVGSSAATVATSSLAGQAAASKVALESAIATLGPWVASLKASAAVVGSSAATVATSSLAGQAAASKVALESAIAMLGPWVASLKASAAVVGSSAATVATSSLAGQAAASTVALESAIATLGPWLASLKASAAVVGSSAATVATSSLAAKCAAGAAVGGALAVGSVPVAVSILGFSSQGIVASSVAAKMMSAAAIANGGGVAAGSLVAVLQSVGAVGLPTSCNLILGVIGSGLGAGVSFL, from the exons ATGGCGGCCCTCTTCTCTGCGGCGGGCGTCTTGGCCAAGTCCGTCTCCTCCAAGGCCCTGGCAGCGGCCAGTCTGGCCAAGGCGGGGGGCatggcagtctcgggccaggtcCTGACTGGCCTGTCCTCCGTGG GACAAGCCGCGTCCTCCAAAGTTGCCCTGGAGTCAGCCATAGCCACGCTGGGTCCGTGGGTGGCGTCACTGAAGGCCTCGGCTGCTGTGGTGGGGTCCTCTGCCGCGACCGTGGCGACTTCGTCCCTTGCAG GACAAGCCGCGGCCTCCAAAGTTGCCCTGGAGTCAGCCATAGCCACGCTGGGTCCGTGGGTGGCGTCACTGAAGGCCTCGGCTGCTGTGGTGGGGTCCTCTGCCGCGACCGTGGCGACTTCGTCCCTTGCAG GACAAGCCGCGGCCTCCAAAGTTGCCCTGGAGTCAGCCATAGCCACGCTGGGTCCGTGGGTGGCGTCACTGAAGGCCTCGGCTGCTGTGGTGGGGTCCTCTGCCGCGACCGTGGCGACTTCGTCCCTTGCAG GACAAGCCGCGGCCTCCAAAGTTGCCCTGGAgtcagccatagccatgctgggTCCGTGGGTGGCGTCACTGAAGGCCTCGGCTGCTGTGGTGGGGTCCTCTGCCGCGACCGTGGCGACTTCGTCCCTTGCAG GACAAGCTGCGGCCTCCACAGTTGCCCTGGAGTCAGCCATAGCCACGCTGGGTCCCTGGCTGGCGTCACTGAAGGCCTCGGCTGCTGTGGTGGGGTCCTCTGCCGCGACCGTGGCGACTTCCTCCCTTGCAG CCAAGTGTGCTGCAGGTGCGGCGGTGGGAGGAG ccctcgcTGTGGGATCTGTGCCCGTGGCTGTGAGTATCCTGGGCTTCAGCAGCCAGGGAATCGTCGCCTCCTCGGTGGCGGCCAAGATGATGTCAGCAGCCGCCATCGCCAACGGGGGCGGGGTGGCCGCGGGCAGCCTGGTGGCCGTTCTGCAGTCGGTGG GGGCCGTTGGACTGCCCACGTCATGCAATCTCATCTTGGGAGTTATTGGGTCTGGTCTGGGGGCCGGAGTGTCATTTTTGTAA